Proteins encoded by one window of Thermodesulfobacteriota bacterium:
- a CDS encoding SPFH domain-containing protein gives MFLGLRIVQEYERIVVFRLGTFLENAKGPGIVILILVIDRPVRVDLREYVIEIPQETCITKDNAPISIDFLIYLRVINPVDSIVRVQNFQYATCNLATTTLRAVIGDISLDDVLSKRGT, from the coding sequence TTGTTCCTCGGTTTAAGGATAGTGCAGGAATACGAAAGAATCGTCGTATTCAGACTCGGGACATTTCTTGAAAACGCAAAAGGACCCGGTATAGTCATCCTCATTCTGGTAATTGACCGCCCGGTGCGGGTTGACCTGAGGGAGTACGTGATTGAGATTCCCCAAGAGACATGTATAACAAAGGACAATGCGCCCATCTCAATAGATTTCCTCATCTATCTCCGGGTCATAAATCCTGTGGACTCAATAGTCCGAGTCCAAAACTTTCAATACGCAACTTGCAATCTTGCCACAACGACACTCAGAGCCGTCATCGGCGATATATCTCTCGATGATGTGCTCTCCAAAAGGGGGACATAA